In Candidatus Desulfofervidus auxilii, one genomic interval encodes:
- a CDS encoding response regulator produces MATILVIEDDKDIANLIAYHLEKEKYKVVITHDGETGLSLIQKAHPSLILLDLMLPELDGLEVCRMVKTNPSTQNIPIIMVTAKGEEIDKITGFELGADDYIVKPFSPKELVLRIKAVLRRMSSSPEKHFLEADGLVVDVDSYKVTIDGQPAHLTATEFNLLVALMEKRGRVLGREILLQKAWDYSFEGYARTVDVHIKRLRQKLRNKAYLIETVRGVGYRFKE; encoded by the coding sequence ATGGCTACTATTTTAGTTATTGAGGACGATAAAGATATCGCCAATTTGATCGCCTATCACCTGGAAAAGGAAAAATATAAGGTAGTCATCACTCATGATGGAGAAACAGGACTTTCCTTGATTCAAAAAGCTCATCCCAGCCTTATTCTTTTAGACCTCATGTTGCCTGAATTAGATGGATTAGAAGTTTGTCGAATGGTAAAAACAAATCCTAGCACCCAAAATATTCCTATTATCATGGTTACAGCCAAGGGTGAGGAAATAGATAAGATAACTGGCTTTGAGCTAGGAGCAGATGATTATATTGTAAAGCCGTTTAGCCCAAAGGAGTTAGTTTTGAGGATAAAGGCCGTGTTAAGAAGGATGTCTTCCTCACCAGAAAAGCACTTCTTAGAGGCAGATGGATTGGTAGTAGATGTGGATTCTTATAAAGTAACGATAGACGGTCAGCCAGCGCATTTAACCGCCACTGAGTTTAATTTACTGGTAGCCTTAATGGAAAAAAGAGGAAGGGTATTGGGTAGGGAAATCCTTTTACAAAAGGCATGGGATTATTCTTTTGAGGGCTATGCTAGAACCGTGGATGTTCACATTAAACGCCTTAGGCAGAAGTTAAGAAATAAGGCTTACTTAATAGAAACCGTGAGAGGAGTGGGTTACCGTTTTAAAGAATAG